The region AGGAGATAGACTCTTAAGTGGATGCCAACCTGTACTTTTAATACCAACACTGGAAAAATACTTCTTCATAAAAATAGTCATTAATGCAAGAGAGAACCTGGAAAACATGGTAAACCTCGCAAACCAGACAACATAAAGCCATGTCTGGCTAACAAGGCTGTAGCGTAGGTGCTAGTTTGTTGCATGGGATGTTAATTTTATTAAGATATCTTGGTCAAATTATCACGCTATTACTGTAAAGGAATAGGTCAGCATTTTGAGAAATGTGCTAATTGGCATTTCTTGTTGAGAGTTTGACTGGAAAAAGGTTTCCACCCTTTTGTCCAATTAGCTACAGctagcagctggttagcttgGCTTTGCATACATACAGAAAGCAGAGGAAACTACTAGCCTAGCTTGTTTATACAGATGTGTTGTTCTCTGACAACATGGCACATAAATACTTTGTGTGCGAGGCAGAGACCTTGAGTTCAGTCATGTTATGTCAGGTTTAGCATTGAAGCTGTTAACAGTGAAACAGCTAGCCTTGCTCTGTCCAAAGGTTTAAAAAACGCACCAATTAACAAATTCACTCGTTTTTGTaccatacattttaaaagtgaactCAGAGGTGTTAGCTGTAATTTTGTCTCCTTTTCAACAACAGCTGTTACCTCATCTCCTAGCctgtatgctaagctaggctaagctGCTTCTAGCTAAAGCCTCACTTTGACTGGGCAGTTCTGTGAGTGGAGTCAATCATCCCATCTAACTCTCAGGGAGAAAATGATATTGACAAAAAGTCAGAGTATTTGATCAACTTGTAGGGGTCTCTAAACAAAGGCATTTGATTTGCATTAAAGGACTGTAGCTGTGCGATGCTGTAGGTTTGTAGCTTGTTAGCGTCAGGCTAGTTTAAGtagacctttttttgttttgtaaatgtattaaCTCAAGGTCTACAACTAAATACAAATGCAACCCTGTAGAACCGCTGAAGATCATGCTTTAAAGGATGATGCTTGGGAGACTTCACAATACAGCAAATTATTcaaaattaatgaattaaaggGCCAGTTCACCgcaaatacaaaaagaaaggtAAGCCTACTGTCCTGGGGATTTCTGCACCCACCACATTACAATGTAGCTTGTAGGATTATATGAAGTGGATTTCAAACTGTTATAAGTGAGGTCTTTGGCTTATCCATGtatgcatgcttttttttttttttttttaacaaaatttTAGGTGAATTGACCCTTTAATTCATAATTTTTAGTCCACTAGCTGGAGAACGCTTTAGTAGATTATATGTGTATGTGATAATCATCTCTTCCTGTAGCAGCTACAGCAAAACAATAACCAATGTTTTATTAACTAttcaaactaaacaaagacTTTTAGGATTTAGTAGCTTTTGGTCATGTGGGTACGTTTTAATCCTGCTAAGCACTTGCGACATTAGTCAGGACTCAGATTatgaaaatgacatgaaattataacagaattggATATTTTATTTGCATGCTGTTATATTTAGCAGGCGGCAGGAGCATATGTGCCTGgacctgtgcatgtgtgtatgacATCTGTGCTATGTTTGAGAATACATACTCTAGAAACACATACTGGAGAAAAAGTAGTAAATGGTCATTTAGAATACACTCGTTCCTGAATTACATCTGAATATCAGACAGGAAAAGCTCAGTCCCCACCGTTCCCTCCCACTGGTTATCCCTCCCCTTTATTCCACTCCAACATCCCTGTACTCCCTTTGCTGAGAGAGTCCGCCAAATTTGATGGTCAAACAAGGGGAGTGGTCACATTCATGATAAATTAACAATAAATACTGAACACCTACTGCATGACAACTACATGAAGAGAGGAGGCACATAAAAGGGAAAGTGGCAAGGCAACAGGGAGATGcttaaaacatcttaaaacaaacagtctaaaaataaataaacagaataagttaacaaaaaaaaaaaatcaagaaatataatagaaaataaatagataaataaaaaaatctagttTCTTTTCATACATTGAAGGTAAAAGAGGTAAGCCCGCTTGTACATTACATTACAGCACAGCGAGGCAGTACTGTACGTTCTTTAGTTCTGGTGAGAGATGCAACTCTTGCGCGGCACTGAACCCATCCTGTAACTGTGGGTGGTCCAGATGGAGTCATAGTCAGAGTCCTCTGACAGGTCAGAGGACAACTCAGGCCTGGAAACGCTGCTACGGCGGCCCGGTGGGTCCACGCAGGACCGGTCTGCGTCTGCCAGCACGTGGTTGTGCATCAGGTCAGTGCCCTGCCAGGCTGGTTTTTGGGCAAGACGGAGTTTTTTTTTCGAATGCAGATGGTGAAAAGGTTGggtgaggtgaaaaaaaaaatgaaaaaaaagagtggcaGAGCAGCGGGGGGTTTGTATATGCAGCCGTAACAGatggaaaataataataaccgATGAGAGAAGCAGGGTGGGATGATGCGGTAATTTGATATATGTATGGTGAAAATGAGTCATGATGGAAAAGAAGGAACACAAGGTAAACCACAGCAATGCCAAAAAAGtgagggatggaggagagagacagaagaagaagatactgTTAGAAAGATCAGTTCAGAACACCAGTGTTAAAGACAGGCTTTGAGTTACAGAATAACAGGTATAGCAGTATGAAGACAGAAAGCTCCCTTTACATCTCCGGTCTTGTTTGCATGCACATGTaagatttttgtattttcttactGGAGTTCAGAGTCTGCCTGGTTTTCGCGCTGGTGCAGTATGCCTCGATAACTTTCAGGATCTGGGCATCTTCTTCCAGAGCAGCTGTGCCTGCACAAAAGGGAGTTGACAGAAAGGGGGAAATATGAGTATACATGTTTATTTACCTCAGCTGTCTAACCTCTGCTTCCTACTGCTATACACAATAAGCACACAaaagaccaaaaagaaaaactgcacaTTTTGGGAGGTATGCTTATTTATCTTCTTGCTGAGAGTGAGatgattaaacacattttgaaacaaagtCGTGATGTAATAGCGATAAAAGAGATACGATTAAAATAGTGGACGATGATAGAATttacaagttttgtttttatacaagaCTGCAAAAAAACGGTtgatacaaatataaaaattataaaataattaatgaaATAAGAGTTATGAGAAGGTTATAGTAAATAAATTAGTTAACTTCTACCTCTCAAGTCCCCCTTACaagcaccttctctccctccccttctctctatcgcttctttcacttcttgtatcctttcttaggtatttcatatagttttgCTGGTCGTAGTCTGATGTGTGTATATTGATGTCTTTATACAGCCAATAAACCTTGtgaaaggattttcttttttcaaatacgtttttaaaagaacaaacagctTGCAAGTCTCATCTTCTCAGGGGGGCGGGGCCTAAAAAACAGGTCTCTTTACCTAGACTGTGGACATGTGGTAGCAGAGCCATGGCTGTTTATTAAGTAAGAAGCTACGACCAGTAGGCCTCGCTACACTTAGcaagaagaaggggggggggagcttcTCTCATGCAGCTCTTGATAAAGATGCAAATAAGATATTTCTCtttcataaagaaaaaaaactgatgaatCGAAATCCAATGAAACTCTAGACATAACAGTTCAGAAACGTACTCTTTCTCAAGGCAAATTCTTCCTCAGACTGTTTCCTCTCGGGCTTGCGCTTGGGAAGGAGCTTCTTTACACTCTTAGGGCTTTTGCTGAGATCCTGAAAGGGTAAgggaaaagcagaaaataaagagacaaCAGTATAATAATGAGGAGTTCCAGacatagaaaaaaacatgttgaggaGACCATGAGTACATGAACAGACAGTCCCTCACCTCCTTGtagcagagggcagcagaggggCGTAGAGGAGGTGCAGGTCGCAAACAGCTCAGGCTCCAGGGTTTGGGGGTGTTGGGTGGTTCCAGTGGGCCCCACATCAAGGTGCTGTGAGACGTTCCGTGGGAGGAGGGGTGAGGCAGGGTGTGGTAAGTGGGAGCCACCGTCATGGCTCTCCCCTCAGCATGCCGGGACGGTGTGAGAGGGTGAGATGGGAGCTGAGGaacgaaacaaaaaaacaacagattttacAACTTCTGTCATAGAAAGAATGGTCAGCCCCTCCGTTgaaattcaagattcaagatttgtatttgtcacatgctcatacagatgtgcagtgaaatgtaaagactgttccgcaaggccgtgcaataaacactcaaattactaaaacacatatatacagtaatatagaaatataatgtcaaattaaaaaaagaaatatttgaatatacaaaatataagagtatgtaaacagtgtaaagtgtccagggtgtcagggtcaaatgtgtttgttgttagaGTAACTCAGTCCAacgctatgatgacagtttttgaaCATAGTCACAGTGTAAATGAAAGAACAGAGAAGGACATTAAACCTAATAAAATATTAACGTACACAAGGATATCACTGGTCGCTACttgcaggatataaacgtctACCTAAAATTTACTATTTTGTGCTCTTTAGaaaaacattacttttttcCTCAGATGCTTTTTAAAGCCACtctcatcagtttttattttaataaataaaggcTGTGCTTTTTCTGCAGgcagctgctttctgctgcaaacgctctctcctcattgaaaacaaaaaagacactgAAACTCAGAAtaaaatgctaggtggacacggggcgtGTTAGAgtgttaaagaggtcatattatgccctttttggggttcatatatttaatctatgtacctactaaagtatgttcacaatagctgaagttataaaaaaagtgtctgttttcatgcactgccgctccatgcaccggctctcttctgactctctctctaaggctctgaagtgcccacgttcacaGTCCCCACGTGtaccaagtctgatctgattggtcggcctgtcggctctgccgtaattggtcagtcgctcagcacggttctcggaaatgtcacgccccttttaccatattgggaatgcagccactttggctcagaGGGccgagcaaaaacattagcaccttagcactactgtgctaccgcaggctacggcatatcgtgggcgtgctacagaagttaacgggcgtgcaacatgagctgctgggcttgccacaacgagccaatgggcttagatcagtgatctcacactgacaagacgtcacactggtaattttttatcgaggggggctagaaccgagcgatacatgcagctaatgctgcagctaacaggaggacgtaggagaagctgcgtttccgcggactttgaatttttgcacatagatgtgcctaaacatgcacaggacacttggaaaacacactaaagagcatatacaaccagaaaaagcataatatgggacctttaactttGCACTGGGAACCACTGAATAGACAGAAAATGATCTGTATTAGGGAATGAAATATTAGCTCCTGACCGTGTGGCAGGGAACAGTGAGCGGTTTGTGGCTGGGCGCTGTGGCCGCAGTGTGCTTGATCTGTCGGGGCAGGTGTTCAGACCAGTCCTGCAGGTCCTGCTGGTTGGTACACACCACTGTAAGACGGTCAAACATCGTACCTGCAGGGACAAAGATGATGATGTCGGTGAAGGAATCATCTGTAAATGAATCACACTCAGCATCTTGCTCATTAAGAGCCTTACCGTTTAGCTCAAAGGCGTTTTTATGAGCTTCACAGTCTTCAAGTTTGGTCACCGTCATGCTGGCCAGGGGCAATTTTCCCTGCATGGGGGATAAACTCGCATTAGAATTAAGACGTAACAGAGAAAAGGCTTTTCATGaaatgaatgctaatgttaaacactggagggggggggatcaGAAACAGAAGCTAATCAGACTAAACGTAGGAAAGGTTTCTTTTCTGACCTGGAATATGAAGCCGCTCATCCTGGGGCTGGCAGACAACATGAGGAGGACGTGAGGGAAGAGCATGAGGTAACGCTCACTCTTTTCCTAATAAACAGGAAAAGGTTTAAGaattagaaaaagaaacagagaaggataaaaaaaatcaaaacaataggAAATATTTAAGTACCAGCCAGAGCAGCAACACcctattattaaaaaatatgtgaCAAAGGGTCAATTCagataaaaatgtttcaagatAATGGATATGGCTGAAGTGATCTGTGTCACTGAAGGAAAGGAGGTGCGACTAGTCAACTTTGAAAACAGCAGATAACATTTTCAATTTGACGTTAAGTTTTTGTAAAACTCTAAATATGCACCACATCCAGAACTGAATTCAGTGAATAGAAAACCTTGAAAAACCCTCTGTAGTTTGTCTTCTCGCCTTAATGCTGAGCAGACAGTGAAGGTCGAGAGCAGAGCAATTTGATCACTGGGCCATGTTTTAAGAATTTCACATTGTaaacaataaatgtctgttTGATGTAATAAATGCTGATTATCTGGATTATTTTGGACACATTTTCACTGCTTAATATTTCAAATCACATGAATATTCTTCACTTCCTTTTTTATCTTTACTTTTTGTTGCTTCTgttcatttacaactctgtttttgcacatttacatttaatctttcatatttaagactagtaatgctaagttaaatcctggttgtatatattcccattcttagttttgatatttttagtgcttatttactttgtatttaatattatattgtgtttaaatttgctaatattgtgttttttgctcatattgtgtgtttggataacctgctgctgtaacgccacaatttcccagtttgggatcaataaagtaattctattctattctattctattccacCCTTGAGGCCCCTTTCCTTAGATGTTGCGAGCTACCAAGAGGAGGGTCGTGAGATGCCTTTCAAAAAGTGTTACTAATGTTTGGATAGATCcattagtgtgtgtgcgtggcgCTGCGCTGCATTATATGCCTTAACCTCCttcagggacagtgggggtccccgTACTCTGGcccccttattttgggggttcAGGAGATATAAAGTTTGGAAGCCCCAAATAAATAACTTCTAGTGGATCCGATATTAGCAACAATTTCTAGGACAAAATAGATTGTGGTGTTGGTGGGTGAAGCTCATACCTCTGAACCAGGACTCTGGACTAAGACCTGGCTCATGTAGAGCACAGAGCCCAGGGTCTTAATGTCGTCCCCCTCCCACAGCCGGATGGCCTCAGTGAGAATCTGCAGCTCCAGTTCCTTGCGCTTCCGCACCTCCTGGCACTGAGACTGACACAACCAAtccaaaacaactttttaaccTTTTGCCATAACTTATCTTTATCATTTGATATGAGATTTTCATACAAACTACaacagacaggagaggaagagagacccGCTTACAGAGAGGTTTTTGAAAGATGCCATGCACTTCTGTATGTCTGGCCGATCTGGATGACTCTCCTGGaggaaaacaatgaaacaatgtTGGTGATTAAAAGACGCATCATGACAACACAACATGCTTTAGACCAGGAGTCTCCAACATgttttcagtagctcgcctatagATTTCATATAtctggcccataaaaacaagtgtaaagtagaaatgttttcttggacattgatgtgaattttcagCAACATAGCTTACTATGTGGCACAATAAGAAGtgtaaaatgttcatgtttttttcttggaccTTGATGTGAAGTTAAGATTATTGaaaagcattggcttattgcaatttcacatgtgtacaaacagcagcttgaTTCAGCTGTTGTGTGCTATGCAAGTGATTTTATGCCTGTAgctcttggccactttcatttttttcaaagtagctctcagatgaagaaatgttggagacccctgcttgAGACGGATGTTTAGATGCACACCTCCATGTGCCTCTCCAGCTCTTTGAGTAAAGTGGGGTACTTGTCGAGTCTCATGAAGGGTTTACTGAGGCCCGTAGTCAGGGTGAGGATCCCAGGACTGACTGCACCCCTCCCCTCCATGAACTCCCCCAATACGTCACtacaagaggagagaaaagagagcgagagaaaatgTAACTCACtttcattcaaaaacacattcatagaaacactgTCAGTTACCCGCTCCCACTACTGATAGACTAAGAAGAGGTCTTCCCCACTGTTAAAGCAGGAAGATGACATCGCTGCAGCGCAGGGGGAACCCCATCGTCCTCACCTTCCAACCAGCCAGGCCACGTTTCCTTTGTTAGGCTGTTCTTAGTTAGTTTTGTGTTAAGTGTTGTCGGGTTGAATCGTCAgttcatttaaaggctttaggcctatatgcaattttttgatccagtagatgtcgcccttgagcaccagcatgaaaccaaaacaactcgcgctgcattgttgtgttagcatgctaatgctagtgatctttattatgctcgtatcttcacactgcatgtaaatttacctgaaatgagcgtgatctagaaacacagttaagcagtgagtacagtatgttattcttcttttctctagtccctcaattaaacaacttttacacacaaggggaggagctggctggccgtcctggcgatgtaaacaaactgaagatagaactctgaaaacatcacagacagtgggactcgggtgttacacccattgtagacagtcatgactcacagagttattttcagaggatatacttgatttctattatatttaagtgtgtaaaatcgcatataaagcctttaaccttgttttctcatgtttttggtTAGTTAGGGAGGTAAGTTGGTTGTAGTTTGTTTTCCTTGATTTATCAGGTTTGGTTCATTATCAGTTAGACTcggttgtgtttgttgtgtttggcaCCGATTAACCCTGAAGcttattcttattttcactGATATGTTGCTGTACATTACTCCTTTATTATGAAACAAATAATTTTCTGGTAAAAACATTAGATAGTCCCCCATGGCTGCTTGGGAAGTGAGGGATTTGGCGCTTTATTCATGTTGTGCCTTGACCTCCTCTAGACGGGGCGTAACTCTCTTTAAACTGACACAACTGACATTCAACTTCTCgacaaaatcacaaaaataattcaaacataaaCCAAATGGGCCGCTGGTAGCCTATTGGTTAGCGCGTGCACCCCCATGTAAGCAGGCCCTGGTCCTCCAaacaggcggcccgggttcaaatccgacctgtggctcctttccatcatGTCGTTCTCCTATCTATCTCTAATAAAACGCATAAAAtgcccaaaaagaaaaataaaacccaaaaaaagaacataaaccAAATAACAAGAAAACTGTACTGATTAAAATAAACTCTTACAACACCGATTATTAGACACTCAGCATAGTAGCAACAGCCCTGCAATGAGTCACACCATCATAAACGTTCTATCTAATATGCAGTTATGTTGATGCTACATGAGGTCCACAATTTAGACCTTTACCCCCTTC is a window of Labrus mixtus chromosome 13, fLabMix1.1, whole genome shotgun sequence DNA encoding:
- the arhgef7a gene encoding rho guanine nucleotide exchange factor 7a isoform X2, with protein sequence MNSAEQTVTWLITLGVLESPKKTISDPEAFLQTSLRDGVVLCRLLERLSPGSTEKIYPDPKNDGECLSNIKEFLKGCTSFRVEPFEASDLLLGLNFTKVLTSLVALNKVTADIGVGSDSVCARHSSAHRIKSFESLSSQASLGRSSKLLQNQFRSLDMSENSGQQLLVKARFNFQQTNEDELTFDKGDIISVTRQEDGGWWEGLLNGRSGWFPSNYVREVKGSVSPKSGTLKSPPKGFDTSAISKTYYNLVLQNILETETEYSKDLQSLLTNYLRPLQGIDKLSSVDVALILGNLEEISTFQQMLVQSLEECTKLPESQQRVGGFFLNLITQMKALYAGYCSNHPSAVNVLTQHGDVLGEFMEGRGAVSPGILTLTTGLSKPFMRLDKYPTLLKELERHMEESHPDRPDIQKCMASFKNLSSQCQEVRKRKELELQILTEAIRLWEGDDIKTLGSVLYMSQVLVQSPGSEEKSERYLMLFPHVLLMLSASPRMSGFIFQGKLPLASMTVTKLEDCEAHKNAFELNGTMFDRLTVVCTNQQDLQDWSEHLPRQIKHTAATAPSHKPLTVPCHTLPSHPLTPSRHAEGRAMTVAPTYHTLPHPSSHGTSHSTLMWGPLEPPNTPKPWSLSCLRPAPPLRPSAALCYKEDLSKSPKSVKKLLPKRKPERKQSEEEFALRKSTAALEEDAQILKVIEAYCTSAKTRQTLNSTWQGTDLMHNHVLADADRSCVDPPGRRSSVSRPELSSDLSEDSDYDSIWTTHSYRMGSVPRKSCISHQN